Proteins encoded by one window of Maliibacterium massiliense:
- a CDS encoding FGGY family carbohydrate kinase, with translation MKIIALDIGSSFTKSAIMDTASGALLSKTRMPTPARLDTDDPTRFEVDADLIYDTVTQLIDAQLAQTREIGGIFFSIQMHGYILSRGLEAVTPYVSWQDAYADKPRPEGSHLARLQQLLGPDAVASMGTRYKSGIAACSLYARQQQHPIALEGLRFHTLGGYLIYRMSGGKAHACHLTSAAATGFADAPRGVWNARTIRLTGCDALTFPAIVPADRPLGSYRGVPLYCDIGDHQASVYGAGDDLASAAIITIGTAGIVCAVAPGFVHADMEVRPFFDEHCLMTITRQPGGRVVDVIIDLIQDAVCTVTDAPCQRQEIWRRL, from the coding sequence ATGAAGATCATTGCCCTTGACATTGGCTCAAGCTTTACCAAATCCGCCATTATGGACACCGCAAGCGGCGCGCTTTTAAGCAAAACCCGCATGCCCACCCCTGCGCGGTTAGATACGGACGATCCCACCCGCTTTGAGGTGGACGCAGACCTCATCTACGATACCGTCACCCAGCTCATCGACGCGCAGCTGGCGCAGACGCGGGAGATCGGCGGCATCTTTTTCAGCATCCAGATGCACGGCTATATCCTCAGCCGCGGCCTGGAGGCCGTCACCCCCTACGTCAGCTGGCAGGACGCCTACGCGGATAAGCCGCGGCCGGAGGGCTCCCACCTGGCCCGTCTGCAGCAGCTGCTGGGGCCCGATGCAGTTGCAAGCATGGGCACCCGTTATAAATCGGGCATCGCCGCCTGCAGCCTCTACGCCCGCCAGCAGCAGCATCCCATCGCGTTGGAAGGTCTGCGCTTTCACACGCTGGGCGGCTATCTGATCTACCGCATGTCGGGCGGCAAGGCGCACGCCTGTCATCTGACCAGCGCGGCGGCTACCGGCTTTGCGGACGCGCCGCGCGGGGTATGGAACGCGCGCACCATTCGCCTGACAGGCTGCGATGCGCTCACCTTCCCCGCCATCGTGCCCGCGGATCGGCCTCTGGGCAGCTACCGCGGCGTGCCCCTCTACTGCGATATCGGCGACCACCAGGCAAGCGTCTACGGCGCGGGCGACGACCTTGCGTCCGCAGCAATTATCACCATCGGCACCGCGGGCATCGTCTGCGCAGTAGCCCCCGGTTTTGTGCACGCGGATATGGAGGTGCGTCCCTTCTTTGACGAGCACTGCCTGATGACCATCACCCGCCAGCCCGGCGGCCGCGTGGTGGACGTGATCATCGACCTGATTCAGGACGCTGTATGCACCGTCACGGACGCGCCGTGCCAGCGGCAGGAGATCTGGCGCAGGCTGTAG
- a CDS encoding helix-turn-helix transcriptional regulator, whose amino-acid sequence MAIGERIHFFRLLRGMTQKYLGTAVGFPERSADVRLAQYETGSRKPKADLTAALAQVLEVSPQALDVPDIDSYIGLMHTLFTLEDIYGLTVSEADGEVCLKVNKDKGKDAAELSKMLCAWKEQADKLSSEEISREEYDNWRYHYPKFDTTQIWAKVPSKELSDTLAEAFKEQLKPDK is encoded by the coding sequence ATGGCTATTGGCGAAAGAATACATTTTTTCAGACTCTTGCGTGGTATGACGCAAAAATATCTTGGTACGGCTGTCGGCTTTCCCGAACGGAGCGCAGATGTGCGTCTGGCACAATACGAAACTGGCTCCCGTAAACCAAAAGCAGACTTAACGGCTGCATTGGCACAGGTGCTTGAGGTTTCCCCGCAAGCTCTTGATGTTCCCGACATTGACAGCTACATCGGTCTTATGCATACCTTATTTACCCTTGAAGATATTTACGGTCTTACCGTCAGCGAAGCAGACGGAGAAGTCTGTCTGAAAGTCAACAAGGACAAAGGTAAGGACGCTGCCGAGTTATCAAAAATGCTCTGTGCTTGGAAAGAACAGGCAGACAAGCTATCTTCCGAGGAAATCAGCAGGGAAGAATACGACAACTGGCGTTATCACTATCCGAAATTCGATACCACACAAATCTGGGCGAAAGTTCCCTCAAAAGAATTAAGCGACACATTAGCCGAAGCATTCAAAGAGCAACTCAAACCCGATAAATAA
- the guaA gene encoding glutamine-hydrolyzing GMP synthase produces MKGDFSSVKQDMIVILDAGSTENTRVARAVRALGVYSEIYPHDTSASALNGMPGVRGVIVCGGPNNIVDGVAIDASPAVYQAGFPVLLIAHQSAHHATDMDCLPDADDALAQALRGFVFDTCKAQPNWNMENFIADQVALVRRQVGDKKVLLALSGGVDSSVVAALLLRAIGSQLTCVHVNHGLLRKGEAEQVVEVFQKQLGANLVYVDASERFLSKLEGVADPERKRKIIGAEFIRVFEEEARKLDGISFLAQGTIYPDIVESGTKTAKVVKSHHNVGGLPEDMDFELVEPLRQLFKDEVRACGVALGLPASMVYRQPFPGPGLGVRCLGAITRERLEAVRASDAILREEFARAGLERKVWQYFTVVPDFKSVGVRDNARCFDWPVIIRAVNTVDAMTATIEEIDYAVLHRITRRIMDEVPGVNRVLYDLSPKPNATIEWE; encoded by the coding sequence ATGAAGGGGGATTTTAGCAGCGTGAAACAGGATATGATCGTCATTTTGGATGCAGGCAGCACAGAGAACACCCGGGTGGCCCGCGCTGTGCGCGCGCTGGGCGTGTACAGCGAGATTTACCCGCATGACACCAGCGCATCGGCGCTTAACGGCATGCCGGGCGTGCGCGGCGTGATCGTATGCGGCGGCCCCAACAATATCGTTGACGGTGTGGCGATCGACGCTTCGCCCGCAGTGTACCAGGCGGGTTTTCCAGTGCTTTTGATCGCGCACCAAAGCGCGCATCATGCCACGGATATGGACTGCCTTCCCGATGCGGACGACGCGCTTGCCCAGGCACTGCGCGGGTTTGTCTTTGACACCTGCAAGGCGCAGCCCAACTGGAATATGGAGAATTTCATTGCTGACCAGGTTGCGCTTGTGCGCCGCCAGGTGGGCGATAAAAAGGTGCTGCTGGCCCTTTCGGGCGGCGTGGACAGCTCGGTGGTGGCCGCGCTGCTGCTGCGCGCCATCGGCAGCCAGCTGACGTGCGTGCACGTCAACCATGGACTGCTGCGCAAAGGGGAGGCGGAACAGGTGGTGGAGGTGTTCCAGAAACAGCTGGGTGCCAACCTGGTGTATGTGGACGCATCGGAGCGCTTCCTCTCCAAGCTGGAAGGGGTGGCTGATCCGGAGCGCAAGCGCAAGATCATCGGCGCGGAGTTCATCCGCGTCTTTGAAGAGGAAGCCCGCAAGCTGGACGGCATCTCGTTCCTGGCGCAGGGCACCATCTATCCGGATATCGTCGAGAGCGGCACCAAAACAGCCAAAGTCGTCAAATCACACCACAACGTGGGTGGCCTGCCAGAGGATATGGATTTTGAATTGGTGGAGCCGCTGCGCCAGCTCTTCAAGGACGAGGTGCGCGCCTGCGGCGTGGCGCTGGGCCTGCCCGCATCCATGGTGTACCGCCAGCCCTTTCCCGGCCCGGGGCTGGGGGTGCGCTGCCTGGGCGCCATCACGCGCGAGCGCCTGGAGGCAGTGCGCGCCTCGGACGCCATCCTGCGCGAGGAATTTGCGCGCGCGGGGCTGGAGCGCAAGGTGTGGCAGTACTTTACGGTGGTGCCGGATTTTAAATCCGTGGGCGTGCGTGACAACGCCCGCTGCTTTGACTGGCCGGTGATCATCCGCGCCGTCAATACCGTAGACGCGATGACCGCCACCATCGAAGAGATCGATTACGCAGTGCTGCACCGCATCACACGGCGCATCATGGATGAGGTGCCCGGCGTCAACCGCGTGCTCTACGACCTGTCGCCCAAGCCCAACGCGACCATTGAGTGGGAATAA
- a CDS encoding cell wall hydrolase: MPLTDRELLARLIRCEAGGEGENGMKAVASVVMNRVNIPYGEYARVGGGSIRNVIFQERQFVCASEVENGRYNPQNIFNIPAEPIHFEIADWAIAGNRLLNLGQALWFYNPYSPVCRSNFPTNVGYFVTRIGDHCFYNPTSAYAQT, translated from the coding sequence ATGCCGCTTACAGACCGGGAACTTTTGGCAAGGCTGATCCGCTGTGAAGCGGGCGGCGAGGGGGAAAACGGGATGAAAGCTGTGGCGAGCGTCGTGATGAACCGGGTCAACATTCCCTACGGCGAATATGCGCGCGTGGGAGGCGGCAGCATCCGCAACGTCATTTTTCAGGAGCGCCAGTTTGTATGCGCCTCCGAGGTAGAAAACGGGCGCTACAACCCACAGAATATCTTCAATATCCCGGCCGAACCCATTCACTTTGAAATCGCCGACTGGGCGATCGCGGGCAACCGTCTGCTCAACCTGGGGCAGGCGCTGTGGTTTTATAACCCGTATTCACCGGTTTGCCGCAGCAATTTTCCCACCAATGTTGGCTATTTTGTCACGCGCATCGGGGACCACTGCTTCTACAATCCCACATCGGCCTACGCCCAAACATAG
- a CDS encoding response regulator, whose amino-acid sequence MHHAGHQRRVSTTIQKHSGIVSTILICVLAAVFSIISIWNIRNMERIGYAAIKDPHQTSSAAWELRNDIAELRIRADRLLRYHDADTLLETGSAFESIYAQMQLPLETLEEKYAQTASVVAPLRKNIEDLHTSSLEVIQSARQGDKALTERIITQRLYPICKGASTRLESIIADTVDKTTTYLNQYRLISTTTSVLAIVLALALVFVAAYSQVQVDRRSRDILYREMLFDLLSQNVDDVFFIHNIGQKKLEFVSDNAMRILGVPSHRFMEDASALQPYMSDADIEEISSQCWMDGLNRTLERECRMTNPRTGKETWILVRIYPISSEKKVNRLVVSLSDLTEEKRGRQVLEDALRSAQSANFAKRDFLSRMSHEIRTPLNVVIGMSAIARKALDNPARLEDYLSKIEMSSQHLLCLVNDVLDMSKIENGKLHLVKEPFRLDDFISSLTALIYPQATQKKISFDVKLFDIARTNLVGDALRLNQILLNLLTNALKFTPQGGNITLTVRQFSVKKGMVCMRFAVHDTGCGIQQQDIARLFTPFEQADDTVARNYGGTGLGLAITKNLVSMQKGSIDVYSEVGEGSTFIVELPFDLCDEPEKEFRLPARFERVRALVVDDDEEHCRQSVRMLGRMGVRADMACTSQEAIEKLLCAYKQSEPYDVCLMEAQMPDLNGIAITRWIRSKIGPEQTRIILAAYDWPAIEQEARLAGVNWFVRKPLFAGALFDALAGAFGEKRARPQADKGPEQPDFRGRRILIAEDHALNMEIIVELLGATGVNIDQAANGAVALDMFTAAPVGYYDLILMDVQMPVMDGYEAVRRIRACERADARHIPILAMTANAFREDVTQALQCGMDGHIAKPIDLGILYHTLQQYLQQDVQQMNA is encoded by the coding sequence ATGCATCATGCCGGTCACCAGAGGCGCGTGTCCACCACCATACAGAAGCATAGCGGCATCGTCAGTACCATCCTCATCTGTGTGCTCGCCGCTGTCTTTTCGATTATCTCCATCTGGAATATCCGCAACATGGAGCGCATAGGTTACGCCGCTATCAAGGATCCCCACCAGACCAGCTCTGCGGCGTGGGAGCTGCGCAACGATATCGCGGAGCTGCGCATACGGGCCGACCGCCTGCTGCGCTACCATGACGCAGATACGCTGCTGGAGACGGGCAGCGCCTTTGAGAGCATTTACGCCCAGATGCAGCTCCCCTTGGAGACGCTGGAGGAAAAGTACGCGCAGACCGCCTCGGTCGTTGCGCCGCTGCGCAAAAACATCGAGGATCTGCATACCAGTAGCCTGGAGGTGATCCAGAGCGCCCGCCAAGGGGATAAGGCGCTTACCGAACGGATCATCACCCAGCGGCTCTATCCCATTTGCAAGGGCGCGAGCACCCGCCTGGAGAGCATCATCGCCGATACGGTGGACAAGACCACGACGTATTTAAACCAGTACCGCCTCATCTCCACCACAACCAGCGTGCTTGCCATTGTGCTGGCGCTGGCGCTTGTATTTGTGGCCGCCTACTCGCAAGTTCAGGTGGACCGCAGAAGCAGGGATATCCTGTATCGCGAAATGCTCTTTGATCTGCTCTCGCAAAACGTAGACGATGTGTTTTTCATCCACAACATCGGGCAGAAAAAGCTGGAGTTCGTATCGGATAACGCCATGCGCATCCTGGGCGTGCCCAGCCACAGGTTCATGGAGGACGCAAGCGCGCTGCAGCCCTATATGAGCGATGCGGATATCGAGGAGATCAGCAGCCAGTGCTGGATGGACGGGCTGAACCGCACCTTGGAGCGCGAGTGCAGGATGACCAACCCGCGTACGGGCAAGGAGACGTGGATACTGGTGCGCATCTATCCCATCAGCAGCGAGAAGAAGGTGAACCGCCTGGTAGTGAGCCTCTCTGACCTAACCGAGGAAAAGCGCGGGCGGCAGGTGTTGGAGGACGCACTGCGCAGCGCGCAGAGCGCGAACTTTGCCAAGCGGGATTTCCTCTCGCGCATGAGCCACGAGATCCGCACCCCGCTCAACGTGGTCATCGGCATGAGCGCCATCGCCAGAAAGGCGCTGGACAACCCCGCGCGCCTGGAGGATTATCTCAGCAAGATCGAGATGTCCTCCCAGCACCTGCTCTGCCTGGTCAACGACGTGCTGGACATGTCCAAGATTGAGAATGGCAAGCTGCACCTGGTCAAGGAGCCGTTCCGCCTGGATGATTTTATCAGCTCCTTGACTGCGCTGATCTACCCGCAGGCCACGCAAAAGAAGATCAGCTTTGATGTAAAGCTGTTTGATATTGCCCGCACCAATTTGGTGGGGGACGCGCTGCGGCTAAACCAGATTCTGCTCAACCTGCTCACCAATGCGCTGAAGTTTACGCCCCAGGGTGGCAACATCACACTTACCGTGCGCCAGTTCTCCGTAAAAAAGGGCATGGTGTGCATGCGCTTTGCCGTACATGATACGGGCTGCGGCATACAGCAGCAGGATATCGCGCGGCTGTTTACACCCTTTGAACAAGCCGATGACACCGTGGCGCGCAACTACGGCGGCACAGGGCTGGGCCTTGCGATCACCAAGAATCTTGTGAGCATGCAAAAGGGCAGCATCGACGTCTACAGCGAGGTGGGCGAGGGAAGCACTTTTATTGTGGAGCTGCCCTTTGATCTCTGTGACGAGCCGGAAAAGGAATTTCGGCTGCCCGCGCGCTTTGAAAGGGTGCGCGCTTTGGTTGTGGACGATGATGAGGAGCACTGCCGCCAGAGCGTGCGTATGCTGGGACGCATGGGCGTGCGCGCCGATATGGCCTGCACCAGCCAGGAGGCCATAGAAAAGCTGCTGTGCGCGTACAAACAGTCCGAACCCTACGACGTGTGCCTGATGGAGGCACAGATGCCCGATTTAAACGGCATTGCCATCACGCGATGGATCCGCTCAAAGATCGGGCCGGAGCAGACGCGCATCATCCTCGCCGCATATGACTGGCCCGCCATCGAGCAGGAGGCGCGGCTTGCGGGTGTCAACTGGTTTGTGCGCAAGCCGCTGTTCGCAGGGGCGCTCTTTGACGCGCTGGCCGGCGCATTCGGGGAGAAGCGCGCCCGCCCGCAGGCAGACAAGGGGCCGGAACAACCGGATTTTCGCGGCAGGCGCATCCTGATTGCAGAGGACCACGCGCTCAATATGGAGATCATCGTGGAGCTGCTGGGCGCTACAGGCGTCAACATCGACCAGGCCGCAAACGGCGCGGTGGCGCTGGATATGTTCACCGCCGCGCCCGTTGGCTACTACGATTTGATCCTGATGGACGTGCAAATGCCCGTGATGGACGGCTATGAGGCGGTGCGCCGTATCCGCGCGTGCGAGCGGGCAGACGCGCGGCACATCCCCATCCTGGCCATGACGGCCAACGCATTCCGCGAGGATGTGACGCAGGCGCTGCAGTGCGGCATGGATGGGCACATTGCCAAGCCCATTGATTTGGGCATCCTGTACCACACGCTGCAGCAGTATCTGCAGCAGGACGTACAGCAAATGAACGCCTAG
- a CDS encoding Hpt domain-containing protein, translated as MMSMERIQRYTQVGIDVAGGAARMGNNVDFFEKYLLRFPQDMSFAKLRQALQVHDAKEAELHAHTLKGFSACMGMQALSEACSELVQLLRMRAPDAQVRCAFEMVEQQYDRVMRAFV; from the coding sequence ATGATGAGCATGGAGAGAATACAGCGCTACACGCAGGTGGGCATTGATGTTGCGGGCGGCGCCGCGCGCATGGGCAACAACGTGGATTTTTTTGAAAAGTATCTGCTGCGTTTTCCGCAGGATATGTCTTTTGCCAAGCTGCGCCAGGCGCTGCAGGTACATGATGCCAAGGAAGCGGAGTTGCACGCCCACACCCTCAAGGGGTTCAGCGCGTGCATGGGCATGCAGGCCTTGAGCGAGGCGTGCAGCGAACTGGTGCAGCTGCTGCGCATGCGCGCGCCCGATGCCCAGGTGCGCTGCGCCTTTGAGATGGTGGAGCAGCAGTACGACAGGGTGATGCGCGCTTTTGTGTAG
- a CDS encoding FGGY-family carbohydrate kinase, whose protein sequence is MPEDTAALRVTPDFYIGQGEGAITQISPVNLHVRNLFAATLDSLAEAYAQSLARLRAHNPGINRLILCGGKLSKAEPLRQRIARATGLATSFSPNEDEALYGLMKLARRVEK, encoded by the coding sequence GTGCCCGAGGATACCGCCGCACTGCGCGTGACACCGGACTTCTACATCGGCCAGGGCGAGGGGGCCATCACGCAAATCAGTCCGGTCAACCTCCATGTGCGCAACCTGTTTGCCGCCACCCTCGACAGCCTTGCGGAAGCGTACGCCCAGTCGCTTGCGCGGCTGCGCGCCCACAACCCCGGCATCAACCGGCTGATTCTCTGCGGCGGCAAGCTTTCCAAAGCCGAGCCGCTGCGCCAGCGCATCGCGCGGGCCACCGGCCTTGCGACCAGTTTCTCTCCCAACGAGGACGAGGCGCTCTACGGCTTGATGAAGCTTGCGCGCCGGGTAGAAAAATAG
- a CDS encoding site-specific integrase, whose protein sequence is MPVFKNEDNGTWYVMARYMNWKGERKQKCKRGFATKKEAQEWERMFQLQNSSDLDMSFEAFTELYINDVKNRLKENTWLTKEHIIRTKILPYFGKLKISEISTKEIITWQNEMLAYRDEKKKPYSQTYLKTLHNQLSAIFNHAVRYYELRSNPAAKVGNMGSEEHKEMLFWTKEEYKKFSYEMMDKPVSFYAFEMLYWCGIREGELLALTAADFNFDKETVTINKSYQRLHGEDVITTPKTKKSNRTIKMPHFLCEEMQEYLGMLYGLKKKDRIFTVTKSYLHHEMDRGAKAAGVKRIRIHDLRHSHISLLIDMGFSAVAIADRVGHESIDITYQYAHLFPSKQTEMADRLDDLGKGDFENVG, encoded by the coding sequence ATGCCAGTATTCAAAAATGAGGACAACGGCACTTGGTATGTGATGGCGAGATATATGAACTGGAAAGGCGAACGCAAGCAGAAATGTAAGCGGGGTTTCGCCACAAAGAAAGAAGCGCAGGAATGGGAGCGAATGTTTCAGCTACAAAATTCGTCTGACCTTGATATGAGCTTTGAAGCCTTTACGGAACTGTATATCAACGATGTAAAAAACCGCCTGAAAGAAAACACTTGGCTGACAAAGGAGCATATCATTCGCACGAAGATACTGCCCTATTTCGGCAAGTTGAAAATAAGCGAGATTTCCACAAAGGAGATTATCACTTGGCAGAATGAAATGCTTGCCTACCGTGACGAGAAGAAAAAACCGTATTCACAAACCTATCTGAAAACGCTGCACAATCAGTTGTCGGCTATCTTCAATCACGCTGTACGCTATTATGAATTGCGTTCCAATCCTGCCGCAAAGGTGGGAAATATGGGAAGTGAGGAACACAAGGAAATGCTGTTTTGGACAAAGGAAGAATACAAGAAATTTTCCTATGAAATGATGGACAAACCTGTTTCCTTTTATGCCTTTGAAATGCTCTACTGGTGCGGCATTCGTGAGGGCGAATTATTAGCCTTAACCGCCGCTGATTTCAATTTTGATAAGGAAACGGTCACGATTAACAAATCCTATCAGCGTTTACACGGCGAAGATGTGATTACCACACCGAAAACAAAGAAAAGCAATCGCACAATTAAAATGCCGCATTTTCTCTGTGAGGAAATGCAGGAATATCTCGGTATGCTCTATGGTTTGAAAAAGAAAGACCGTATCTTTACGGTAACAAAAAGCTATCTTCATCACGAGATGGACAGAGGGGCGAAAGCCGCAGGCGTAAAGCGTATAAGAATTCACGATTTGCGGCACAGCCATATAAGTTTGCTGATTGATATGGGATTTTCGGCGGTAGCGATTGCTGACCGTGTAGGACACGAAAGCATTGACATCACTTATCAGTATGCACACCTGTTTCCGTCCAAACAGACGGAAATGGCAGATAGATTAGATGATTTGGGGAAAGGAGATTTTGAAAATGTCGGCTAA
- a CDS encoding amidohydrolase — MDIKKLAHDVQPEVVAFRRDLHRHPEPSFEEVRTTNKIAEKLDEMGIPYRRFEPTGLMAEIKGAKPGKTVALRADIDALSITEKSGVDFASENPGFMHACGHDTHASMLIGAARVLSSVKDELCGTVKLLFQPAEEVAQGAKKVIAQGALDGVDMIFGIHIAATVPAGVVALCNGPSAAAADIFRIKVTGKACHGAMPEQGVDATVAAAAIVMNLQSIVSRELSPMLPVVVTVGKLESGSRFNIVSGEANMEGTIRSFDVEVHHNLPNIVSRIAKETAAAYRCEAEVQYDMMTEVLVNDPDVTALVKDAALKVAKAPQMVVEAPRMMGAEDFSEYTVLTKAGFASLGGGGTYPQHSDHFCIEEESFETGVALYAQVAVDFLNK, encoded by the coding sequence ATGGACATCAAAAAACTGGCGCATGACGTGCAGCCGGAAGTCGTGGCGTTCCGGCGCGACCTGCATCGCCATCCTGAACCGAGCTTTGAAGAGGTGCGCACCACCAACAAAATCGCTGAAAAGCTCGATGAGATGGGCATCCCGTACCGCCGCTTTGAGCCCACAGGCCTGATGGCGGAAATCAAAGGCGCCAAGCCGGGCAAGACGGTGGCGCTGCGCGCGGACATCGATGCGTTGAGCATCACGGAGAAAAGCGGCGTGGATTTTGCCTCGGAAAACCCGGGATTTATGCACGCCTGCGGCCATGACACGCACGCCTCGATGCTCATCGGCGCGGCCAGAGTGCTCAGCAGCGTCAAGGACGAACTGTGCGGCACGGTCAAGCTGCTGTTCCAGCCCGCGGAGGAAGTGGCGCAGGGCGCCAAGAAAGTGATTGCACAGGGCGCGCTTGACGGCGTGGACATGATCTTTGGCATCCACATCGCGGCGACAGTGCCCGCGGGCGTGGTTGCGCTGTGCAACGGCCCCTCGGCCGCCGCTGCGGACATCTTCCGCATCAAGGTGACGGGCAAGGCATGCCACGGCGCGATGCCGGAGCAGGGCGTGGACGCGACCGTTGCGGCTGCGGCAATCGTGATGAACCTGCAGAGCATCGTCAGCCGCGAGCTTTCGCCCATGCTGCCTGTGGTAGTGACGGTGGGCAAGCTGGAGTCGGGCAGCCGCTTCAACATCGTCTCGGGAGAGGCGAACATGGAGGGCACCATCCGCAGCTTTGACGTGGAGGTGCACCACAACCTGCCCAACATCGTCTCGCGCATCGCCAAGGAAACCGCCGCGGCGTACCGCTGCGAGGCCGAGGTGCAGTACGATATGATGACCGAGGTGCTGGTCAATGATCCGGATGTGACCGCGCTTGTCAAGGACGCGGCGCTCAAGGTGGCCAAAGCGCCCCAGATGGTGGTGGAAGCGCCCCGCATGATGGGCGCAGAGGACTTTTCCGAGTACACCGTGCTTACCAAAGCGGGCTTTGCATCGCTGGGTGGCGGCGGCACGTACCCGCAGCACAGCGACCACTTCTGCATTGAAGAGGAAAGCTTTGAAACCGGCGTCGCGCTCTACGCGCAGGTCGCGGTGGATTTCCTCAACAAGTAA